One Mercurialis annua linkage group LG3, ddMerAnnu1.2, whole genome shotgun sequence DNA window includes the following coding sequences:
- the LOC126673835 gene encoding U-box domain-containing protein 17, producing MASAAIFSSLRRRRSPSLEAFLAPVDLTDVALVQTLATVSNELIVCFSGKSMFFQRENSRSLIRKIKFFVILLEYLRDCGLGCCNNKLSSTGNVCFKELYLLLYRSKILLDYCKQSSKLWLLLQNQSISGHFHDLNQEISTLLDVFPLNDFSLSEDVREQFELMRKQARKAKLYIDKSDEAFRVKLFSILDGFENGVIPNLVELRLFFVDCLGVRDGKNCRAEIEFLEEQIVNHEGDIEPTASVLYGIVAITRYCRFLLFGFEENEDELNFRNQKKPRKGLITQEIADTFITVPKDFCCPISLDLMRDPVIISTGQTYDRSSIARWLEEGHCSCPKTGQMLVNTRLVPNRALKNLIVQWCTAHGIPYEPPESTDSSLEGFYSALPTKAAVEANRATATLLIQQLADGSQDAKTAAAREIRLLAKTGKENRAFIAEAGAIPHLRNLLSSSNPVAQENSVTAMLNLSIYDKNKSQIMDEKGCLGSIVDVLRFGLTTEARENAAATLFSLSAVHDYKKRIADEGGAVEALSGLLRAGTMRGKKDAVTALFNLSTHTENCASLIEAGAITALVGALGNEGVSEEAAGALALIVRQPTGAAAVGGEEMAVAGLIGMMRCGSPRGKENAVAALLELCRSGGAAATERVLRAPALAGLIQSLLFTGTKRARRKAASLARVFQRCENYAIHFGGLGAGYAFAGNSASGRVVGDVSVPVSISVPVL from the coding sequence ATGGCATCCGCCGCTATATTTTCGTCGCTAAGACGGCGGAGGTCGCCGTCGTTGGAGGCTTTCTTGGCGCCGGTTGATTTAACCGACGTAGCCCTTGTACAGACGCTTGCAACCGTGTCAAACGAGCTTATTGTTTGTTTCTCGGGAAAATCTATGTTTTTCCAGCGAGAAAATTCTCGGTCTTTGATTAGAAAGATTAAATTTTTCGTTATTTTATTGGAGTATTTGAGGGATTGTGGTTTAGGTTGTTGTAATAATAAGTTGTCTTCAACTGGGAATGTTTGTTTTAAAGAGCTTTATTTGCTTTTATACCGTTCAAAAATATTGCTTGATTATTGTAAACAATCTAGTAAGCTATGGTTATTGCTTCAAAATCAGTCGATTTCAGGGCATTTTCATGATCTTAATCAGGAGATTTCGACTCTTTTGGATGTTTTTCCGTTGAATGATTTTAGTTTGAGTGAGGATGTTCGAGAACAGTTCGAGCTTATGCGAAAGCAAGCTCGAAAAGCTAAGTTGTATATTGATAAGAGTGATGAGGCTTTTCGGGTTAAGTTGTTTTCGATTCTTGATGGATTTGAGAATGGGGTGATTCCTAATTTGGTAGAATTGAgacttttttttgttgattgtttgGGTGTTAGGGATGGTAAGAATTGTAGAGCTGAGATTGAGTTCTTGGAGGAGCAAATTGTTAATCATGAGGGGGATATCGAACCGACTGCTTCGGTTCTTTACGGAATTGTTGCGATTACGAGATATTGTAGGTTTTTGTTGTTTGGGTTTGAGGAAAATGAGGATGAATTGAATTTCAGGAATCAGAAAAAGCCTAGGAAAGGGTTGATTACTCAAGAGATTGCGGACACCTTTATCACTGTACCGAAAGATTTTTGTTGCCCTATATCGTTGGATTTGATGCGTGATCCGGTGATAATTTCTACTGGACAGACGTATGATCGGAGTTCGATAGCTAGGTGGCTGGAAGAAGGGCATTGTAGTTGCCCGAAGACAGGTCAAATGCTTGTTAACACTCGGCTTGTTCCTAATCGGGCTCTTAAGAATTTGATTGTGCAATGGTGTACTGCTCATGGAATTCCGTATGAGCCTCCAGAGAGTACGGATTCATCTTTGGAGGGATTTTATTCAGCATTGCCTACTAAAGCTGCTGTTGAAGCCAATAGAGCTACGGCGACACTGCTTATTCAACAACTGGCAGATGGATCGCAAGACGCAAAGACTGCTGCTGCGCGTGAGATTCGTTTGTTAGCAAAAACCGGAAAAGAAAACCGTGCTTTCATTGCAGAAGCTGGGGCTATTCCCCACCTCCGGAATCTGCTTTCATCGTCTAACCCTGTTGCGCAAGAGAATTCAGTGACAGCTATGCTAAATCTTTCAATTTACGATAAAAACAAAAGCCAGATAATGGATGAAAAGGGGTGCTTGGGATCTATCGTTGACGTATTGAGATTCGGGCTTACGACGGAGGCTAGGGAAAATGCAGCTGCAACTCTGTTCAGCTTGTCAGCTGTTCATGATTACAAGAAAAGAATAGCAGATGAGGGAGGGGCAGTCGAAGCCTTGTCCGGGCTGTTGAGAGCCGGAACAATGCGTGGGAAGAAGGACGCAGTGACAGCCCTGTTTAATCTGTCGACTCACACAGAAAATTGTGCAAGTTTGATCGAGGCCGGGGCTATTACAGCACTAGTAGGGGCTTTGGGAAATGAAGGAGTTTCAGAGGAAGCAGCGGGTGCATTGGCATTGATAGTGAGGCAGCCAACCGGGGCTGCAGCTGTCGGTGGGGAGGAAATGGCTGTGGCAGGGCTAATAGGAATGATGCGATGTGGGAGTCCGAGAGGGAAAGAAAACGCTGTTGCTGCCTTACTCGAGTTGTGCAGGAGTGGTGGGGCAGCTGCGACGGAGAGAGTTCTCCGTGCACCAGCATTAGCCGGTTTAATACAGTCTCTGCTATTCACGGGTACGAAGCGAGCAAGAAGAAAGGCTGCATCGCTTGCTAGAGTGTTCCAAAGGTGCGAGAATTACGCTATACATTTTGGCGGATTGGGCGCTGGATATGCTTTCGCAGGTAACTCTGCTTCTGGCAGAGTCGTAGGTGATGTCTCTGTGCCAGTGTCGATTTCAGTACCCGTATTATAG